DNA sequence from the Candidatus Neomarinimicrobiota bacterium genome:
TTCTGATTTTTCAGGCAAATCATAGCTGATGGTTGTGACAGGGTTGAAGGGGTTGGGAAAATTCTGTTTTAAATCATAGGCGATCGGAATTTGTTGGTCGTTTTCATCAATTCCAACATAGCCCAGCAAAACACCTGTGTCTTCCCAGAAGGGGACCCCTCCAGATTTTATGAGAACATTAAAATAAATAGGCGTCCCGTCCATTATATCCGCGGCAGTGCGCACACCGAGATAGGATAATGTCTGCCCCACACCTCCTGGGGGAATTTCCTCTACCATTGAAGTTGAATAGCCACCATTTATCACAGCATTTGTGTCAGCATCTTCTATCTCAACAGTTATATCTTCTGCTGTGGTCGATCCTAGATTCTGGACACTCAGATTAAAGTAGATACTGCTGTTTGCTGGGATAGCTCCATTTGCTGGATGGAGTTGCTCCGTGGATTCGAAAGACAAGGGTCCAATGTTCGTAAAATGGACAAGATCCTGAAAATTAAAATCCTGTTCAGTCTCCATATTTCTGATCTCAATACCTATTCTATATTTATCAATTGGCGCAGGCATCTCCACATAGTTCCCCCAAATACCATCTTGAGCTAGACTGTCACCATGTTGACCGTCATCATATAGCATGAAATCATCGATATGGTCAAAGCCCCAGTTCTCAACTCTTACGGTATGCTCAAATGAAAACTCGTGTGGGTTTATAATTGTAGAAATGAAGTGAAGTGAATCTTCATTTATATAGCTGACATAGCTTTCTGTGGGGTAGACTAATCTGCGAGATTGCTTTTTTAGCCATTCAAACAAGAAATAATTATCATAAGCATGTTTGACTATGATGTGATCCGCCCCAGCAAATTCTGAATAAATAACTCTCGCATTGTTGTTGATTGCATCAAGGAGTTGTGTGTTGGTTGAGTCTTCAGCATAAACCGTGGTTAGCCCAGTGCTCTCATAAAAAGCAATGCGGCCTAACGAATAACTAACGCCAGAATCTTCAGACCCATGAAACATCCAGGCAGGAACGTGTTTGGTCCCAGATTGATACCCGCTGACAGTACTCACAGTTACAGCCGCAGCAAAAAGATCCGGGGTATGGTTCAGCATCCGCCAGGTTCCGCCACCCCCCATTGACCATCCAGTGACCACAATACGTGTCGTGTCAACCGGGTATTCATCGATGACACTTCTGATGATTTCATGGACTGTGGCTATGTTATTCTCTCCCCAATCCTGAGTGGGAGCCTGAGGTACGATTGTGAATTCATTATATCCGTAGTGTTCGGCGTTTGCTCGCCATGGCAATCCCTCATACAGCTGCCATTCATTGTCTGAGCCCCACTGACCAGATCCATGCAAAACAACACTTAGTGGATAAAGCGAGTCACTATCAAAATCCAGGGGGAGGGCAAAGCGATAGTGCATATCTCCATGTACTTCATACTGAAAATTTTCTAGAATTAAATAGTCCTCTATGTCTACTTGCACGGTATCATTCCCACCATAAGCTCCCATATCGGCATTTAGGGTACCCATAGCTGGCCACAACGGTTGAGTCGGGTTGGCGGGGTCAAAACAATCATTATATCCAGGACCCGGATTACCAGCGTCAATGGCTGGACTTGCACTGCTCAGATGGAATATTTCATTTTCAAACAGTGGGTCAGTTTGGAGGTTTCCATCACCTGGAAATGTTTCCTGAGTAATGGAATAGCTGATATTGAGATTACCTCTGATATAGATACCCAGATCTGTAAGTGCCGTATTACCCCAAACTATATTGTTAACTGCCGTACAGTGCCCGTTGGTTAAAAATAGGCCACCACCCTTTCTGCTTGCGTGATTATTGGCAATGGTACTATTAATTAATCGGAAATTAAAGCCTACATGATTACCCCAAGCGGCTATTCCGCCACCATGGGGCGCTGCATTTTCAGTTATGAGATTATTGTATAAGATCGGACTGTTCGCGAAAATAAAGATGCCGCCACCGCCAGAAATACGATCTATATCATTAACTGCATTCACCGTATTTGAATTTATAGTATTGCCACTCAGGACTACATTCCGGGTAACAAATATAGAGATACCACCTCCGACTACTGTTGAATGTCCAATCACCGAGTTATGTGAAATCAGATTATTGCTTATCCTTATACTTCCCTCTCCCGAGAGAGAAACACCAGCCCCAAAAAGGAGTGATTCACCCACAAGACTATTGTTCGCAATTAGGTTATTGTTTACGACAACAGTTCCAATGTCCCACGTGGCCGATGATCCTGAATGAATAAAAATACCTGCACCATCTATCTCGCTACTGCGCAGTATGTGATTATCGATAATGTGGTTATTTGTGATTTTTGCTCCACCTAATACAAAGACACCTCCGCCCAATACAGGCGGACCGGCACCTGCAAGACCGGCCCAGCTTGAGACGTAGTTTCCACTCCCCCCAGTAATAGTAAAACCATTGAGGACGGCGGCTGTATCTGTGCGTGATGTGATGGTGACCACAGATGCGTTGGCTGAGCTTCCATCGATGATAGTACCACTAATATGTGATGTATCCTGATCCAGGGCAAAGTGACTTGAAAGAAATACTGCCTTCCCGTCAAAATTTATGTTCTCGAGATATTCTCCAGGTGCTACCAAAACCGTATCACCATCAGTGGCGTTATCAATACCCGACTGAATACTGGGTGAATCGGCCGGAACATTGATGATGGTTGCTAGAAGCCCTGAAGTAATCACCAGGTTTAAAAGTAATGCATTTTTCATAATATTCCCCTCTAACTAAGATTTCAATCAGCTCAACGAATCAGAAGGAATACATACAGATGGTGGATCAGCTTGGCATGCACAGAATATAATGGACTCATTGCTAACCAGCAAATTTTCCCAGGATTCTGCTCTAGTTTAAGGATTTTTCATGGGCTGGACTTGCACAGAGGGTGCAAATCCTATCACAAATGGAACATTTGGAGGGAATTTAGTGTTTTTAGAAAATCCGGTGGTAGAGCCACTGTGGCCTAACCCTTTACAGACTACTCTTTAACTTCGTCTTCCCAGGATAGTCCCAACCACTTCTCAAAAACCAGCTTTTGGGTATCACTGGGTTCCTCGATCTGTTTGAGTTCTGAGATTTCTGTCGGTTTAAAACCCACTGTGAGATGAATATCCACCAGAATGCCATTGCGGCTCACGGTGCAGATGATCCTGTCACCTGGGACCTTTTCTTTAAAGTAGTCTGGAGTTGCGCTTTTCACCCTGAAACCATCGATGGCCACCAGCTCATCATGGACATTGAGACCGGCATCCCAGGCGGGAGAATTTTCGACAACAGAGGTGATCATGATGCCACCGCTTCTGTCGCGCAGGGTTGCTCCATGATAGGAACTCTTTTCTGTGGTGGAATCCAAATCTAATCCCGCCAGAGCAAAAACCTCGTCATAGGGCAGGGGCTCTACACCAAATATAAAATCATCGAAAAAGGTGGTCAAATTCAACCCACTGACAGCCTCGCAGACTTTGCGAACATCATCACTGGTGTAGCCCTTCTGCTGCTGGGCAAAATCGCGATTCAACCTGAACATGACATCATCCAGGCTGGACTTACCCTCCATAGCAGCAATGATCTTGATATCCAGCAGCAGCCCCAGCAGATGACCCTTGTTATAATAGGATATGGTTGAATTGCTGGAGTGCTCGTTTGATCGATAATATTTTATCCAGGCATCAAAACTGGACTCAGCCACGGACTGGTGATGTTTCCCGGGCCGGGATTCCAGGGTGTTAATCTCATCTTTCAATACGTCCAGATAGGCTGCTTTGTCCACATGTCCAATGCGTTGCAAAATGAGTTCATCATAATAGCTGGTGAAGCCCTCAGCCATCCAGAGCTCATCCAGATAATTTTCCTGGTCATAGTCAAAACTGGCGACACCCTGGGGGGCGAGACGTTTTACGTTCCAGGTGTGGAAAAATTCGTGGGCCACCAGTGACAGAAAACTTTTATAGCGTTCATCATCATTGAAGGACCAGCGTCGGATAAAATTAACGGAGGAGTTGGCGTGTTCCAGACCCCCGCGACCTTCTTCTACATGAAAAATGAAGCTGTAATGATCATAAGGTAGACCACCGAATATTTTAGCCTCTGCTTCAATGATCTTTGTAAAATCACTGACCAAAACTGAATCAGCATAATTGCTGGCACCGTACAATGCCATGACATGGGGTTTTCCCAAAACCTCAAAGTTTACGATATGCTGGTTTCCCAACTCCAGGGGAGAGTCAACCAACTCATCATAATCCTTCGCAATGAAATCCACATTCCCGGGTTGATTGAAAGGTTCCAGGGCCGTGGTGATCTCTGACCATCTTTCCGGCATATTGATATGCAGATGATGTTTCCGCTGCAGGTTCTTCTCCCAGTACATGAGGACGCTGGCTGGGACGACCAGTGCATGGTCGGCATTGAGAAAACTGGTTCGAACACTATGTTCAAAGGCGTAGACGCGATAGGTCACAATGATATCCTGACTACCCTTGCCCTTCACCTGCCAGTGATTCTTGTCAATCTTTTTGATCTTTAACATGGTATCATCTGCACTGCGGGCACTGATATCCTGGACATTCCTGGCATATTCTCGCACCAGATAAGAGCCGGGTGTCCAGACTGGGAGAGCCACCACCTCAGTGCCTTTAGCTCCTTCAAGCCGCATCTCAACTTCAAAGAGATGGGTGTGGGGTTCTGACATTGAAAGGGTGTATTGGACACTTTTCCCAAACAAGCCGGACCAAATCAGAATCAAACCAAGTATTATCTTTGCAGTAAAACGCATGCGAAACCCCTTTAACAATATCGACCTCAAAATATGCACTGAAATGATATTCCAACAAGGTTTTGCTTGGACTTCTGGGACGAGTTGATATGAGATATCCAGCGATGATTATAATCCTCGCGTGGTAAAATGATTTCTTTATTCTCTTTTTAAATTATTTTTCACCCAACCCCCAAACAGAAAGTTTTTCCCATGCATCGTAATTCACGACGACGCCCTTATCGCCCATTTGGCTATTATTTTATTACCACCAACGTGTGTGAAGGGTTTGCTGTTCTTAACAGACTTGACTATGGACACCTTCTGGAGCATGTCTTGTATTTTTCCGCTCGAATCCACTCGAGCACAATCATTGCGTATAAAATCAATCCTGATCATGTCCACTTGATTGTCCAGATTGGCAAGAAGGGGACAATCTCGGATTTTATGGGATCGTGGAAACGGCAATTTTCCAGGCAGGTAAATCAACTCCTGTTCCAAGAGGCCCTGAGTAATACAGTATATCCGGGTAACGATGTACCACCAGGCGACGATTCGAATCGTCGCCTGGTGACAACCAACAATTTCCGTTGGCAAAAATCATATCACTCCCACCTGATCACAAGTCACCGGGATTTTGAGAATCACATCAATTATATCCTCAAACAGCAAAAACATCACGGTTTGGAGGACAATAAATATTGTTTTGTTGATCATGGACATGTTTTCAAATTTAAATGATTCATGGTGGGATTTGGGTATGGGGTAATCAAGGCCAGGATTCGAAACGCAGTAAGGCGAGGGAGTGTAACGACGCTCAGCCAATCCTGGCCCTGAGGATAAAAAAACATTTTGTTCACCCAGGGTGAACAAAAAAGGGCCGGCGAACCGACCCCTTGATCAAACTGTTAAACAGTTAACTATTTGGCAAATTGCTCTGCAACAAAATCCCAGTTGAAAATCTTCCAGATTTCTTCCAGGTATTTTGGACGGGCATTGCGATAGTCAACATAGTAGGCATGCTCCCAGACATCCACTGTAAGCAGGGCTGTCTGTCCGCTGGTCATGGGTGTTCCTGCGTTTGATGTTGAAGCGATGGCCAGTGAACCATCAGCATTCTTGACCAACCAGGTCCAACCTGATCCAAAATTGGTTGCAGCAGCTTTGGAGAACTCGGCCTTGAAGTTATCAAAGGAACCAAAGGCAGCATCCATAGCTGCGCCAAGATCGCCTGAAGGAGCGCCGCCACCATTTGGCGATAAGCAATTCCAGTAAAAAGTGTGATTCCAGACCTGGGCAGCATTGTTGAAAATACCCCCTGAGGCTTTCATAATAATTTCTTCCAGACTTGAGTTTTCGAACTCAGTTCCAGGAGTCAGATTATTCAGATTTGTGACATAGGCATTGTGGTGCTTGCCATAGTGATAATCCAGGGTCTCTGCTGAGATCACTGGAGCCAAAGCGTCTTGAGCAAATGGTAGGGCTGGTAATTCGTGTTTCATCATTTATCTCCTTAATTTTAAGGGCTTAACGTTACATATATTGTCATCATTACAGTATAATCGGAGAAACCCCCTTGTAAAGCGACATCTTCTCAGAAAAAGTCGCCCTAACTTAGCCAGTGAACCATGTCGCAAGAAGGGAAATTGCAAAGTGGCAGGCAGGTTAACCCTATTCCTAACCACTTAAATTTGTTAGATATTGTCAGTATCTATCCAGACAATAATTGCTTAATTTTCAGGCCTTGTGAACAGCATCAATCGACATCCTCTCATTCTGATTTTAGTTTCGCTTGTCCTGGCGCTAAGCGGGAAGGCTGAAGTAGTCTATGAGTCAGGAGATCTCATGGAATTTATTGGCGGGATATCTCCAGGGACGGCTTACGACAATTATGTCAGCCACGTCTCAGAAGGCATCGCTGATGAGGGATACAATGATTACGGCCCAGACTGGGTGGATGTTCAAAACAATGGTTTTGGCAACTATCGCATAATCCCGGATTTTACTTATACGCTGGTACACTGGCGCAACATCTTTACCGCCCTCTTGCGCAATGATGTGGACCTGGCAGACCAGATGCTCAGCGATTCCCTGGGAACCTTTCATTATGATCTGGTTCAATTTGAAGATGTGGTGTACAACCGTACCTTTTATCTCATCCGCGAACGTCTCGATATGTCTTATGAGGACAGAAACCTACTGGAGGTCCCCGGGGACGATGTTTTTGGAAGTTTTACCAACGGCTGGGGCTTGTTTATTATTAGTCCCGATGCTGGCAGACAGCATGTGATCGTGGAAGTGCCCCATCCCTGTGATGATTTCATTTCTCCCTATCTGGGAACGGAAATGTTTCTTCAGGCCGATGCCTTCGCCATGGCGATATCAGGTGCTGGAAGGGAGGTGAAATGGACAGAATCTGGGGGCTATAACAACAACAAATCACTTTCAGATCCCTCTCGGAATGGCAACACTGTTTTTCAGGTTTTCCATGAAGTACTTTGTGATTCATTAATACAGTTGGGTCCACACTCGCCCCTGGTACTTCATACACACAGTTTTGATGACAATAACGCACATGCAGATTTCCAGAGTATTGTGCTTTCTGGTGGCTGGGATGCTGCCAACGCCAATAAACCTATCAGGGATATATCTGATGATAATCTTGATCTGGTAAATTTTACACAGGAATACCCCGTTGAGGCAGCGCAGTTTGGTGATCATGGTGCTGAGCGGGTCGATGAATACTATCGAGTTCATTACAGCGGCAATTTCCTCTATCATGGTGCCAGCGATGATATAGAGGTACCACACACCGAAACCTTATTGGGTCCCAATACCGGTGTTCAGATGAACTATCTCAGACAGTTTTTCAATAATAATGAGGTGTATGAGCCCTGGGTACAGATTGAGTTTTTCGAGAAACCCATGCTTTTCCAGGATATGGATACGCCCCTCACGGAGCTGTATGCAGGAGAATACCCCAGTTCCTACCAGAATTACTCTATCCTGCTTGAGTACTACCAGCCCTTTATTGATGCGTTGGAAGCCTATCTGACCAATTGGATGGATGTAGCTGATGAAACACCCCCTCCAGCCATTCCCAACTGGCGGACAGAGTTCGATGGCCAAACCTATGTCAGCCTCAGGTGGGATCCCGTTTATGATACCAACCATAAAACCTATCGTATCATTTATGGTTTAGACAGCCTCACGTCTGAATCGCAATTCATGGATGCTTCAACTTCAATTCAATTTGCAGATCCCAATTTGAATCATGTCATGATGGAAAATCTTGACCCTGCCGGAGACTATGTCTTTAAAATCGAAGCCGAGGACCATTTTGGCAATTTCTCTCCAACAAGCAATACCATAAATGACAATATTCCAGGTCACGACCCCATCACCATCCTTGAAAATTTTGACTCTGGGATTATCAACCTGCAATCCTATGCAGACGAGGACCGACATCCTCTATCGTGGGTTTTGGACAATGGCAGAACCTTTATGAATTCGGAATACTCACTGGAAATCTGGGGCAACACCTGGAAATCTCAAAGTATCAATCCTCATCCTGTGGTTGATGGTTCGGTTTTTCAGGTGGCAGCTTATGTGGAATCCAGAGGAGAAATCCAGGGGGTTGGATTCCAGGATTCTCTCAACACACTATACTATGCTTTTGATGGAAGCGAACAGCTGGACATCGAGGAGTGGGTCACCGTGTATCAGGGATATTTTCCAGATGATACCTGGAACCTGTTTCGTTTACCTCTAGGGGATGATTGGTTCGCGCGCTTTGATTATTATCCCAACCTGACAAATATAATCTACATCAATGACCGTGATACAGATGATTCAGGTCGCATTTTTTTTGACGAGCTTTTTGACATCACCAACGCTATTGCTTTTGCACCTGAAGTAGAGATTCAACATTCCCAGAGTCCACACTACAGAAACAGCACAAATCAGCGCAGTGTGGATGTCACATTCATGGCTGAAGTCAATGACCCAGATAGCGAAAACCACAGCTATTTCTGGAGTTTTGGCGATGGAGAAACCAGTTACGACCCAAATCCCGCCCATACCTATCTGGTGGAAGATGACCACGATTACACCGTCCTTTTACAAGTCACAGACGAATCAGGTACCATGGGACAGGCCAGGGCTGAGATTGTCGTAGATCAAGGGAATGAGAGTAGTTTCCCGCTGAAATTGAATTTTGTTGGTGATATCATGATCGCCAGGAGATATGAAGATAGTGGTGGTATCCTGGAAACTCAGGGGATCAGTGGCATATTCGAGCCCACTTTCGGGCTCCTGGGAGATGCCGCCGATTTAACCATAGCTAATCTTGAATGTGTCATGACCTTGGATGGCGAGGAACATCCCACCAAATCTGTGACCTATAAAGGGCGTCCTGAATATGTCTCCGCTCTGGCCGATGCAGGGATTGATGTTGTTTCACTGGCCAATAACCACACCCTGGACTATGGATTGGTCGGGTTGCAGACCACCCAGCAAGCACTGGAAGCGAACAATATTTTATACTCAGGTTCAGGAGAAGATAGTGATGAGGCCTATGAACCCATTTTTACGAACAATCTAGGCGTATCCATTGCCTGGCTGGCCAATTGTGACCGCACCGGTCAATACAATAATTTTCAGCCCTATCTGAATGCCGGATACAACAAACCAGGCTT
Encoded proteins:
- a CDS encoding superoxide dismutase [Fe] (SodB; iron binding; present under aerobic and anaerobic conditions; destroys free radicals) — its product is MKHELPALPFAQDALAPVISAETLDYHYGKHHNAYVTNLNNLTPGTEFENSSLEEIIMKASGGIFNNAAQVWNHTFYWNCLSPNGGGAPSGDLGAAMDAAFGSFDNFKAEFSKAAATNFGSGWTWLVKNADGSLAIASTSNAGTPMTSGQTALLTVDVWEHAYYVDYRNARPKYLEEIWKIFNWDFVAEQFAK
- a CDS encoding prolyl oligopeptidase family serine peptidase produces the protein MKNALLLNLVITSGLLATIINVPADSPSIQSGIDNATDGDTVLVAPGEYLENINFDGKAVFLSSHFALDQDTSHISGTIIDGSSANASVVTITSRTDTAAVLNGFTITGGSGNYVSSWAGLAGAGPPVLGGGVFVLGGAKITNNHIIDNHILRSSEIDGAGIFIHSGSSATWDIGTVVVNNNLIANNSLVGESLLFGAGVSLSGEGSIRISNNLISHNSVIGHSTVVGGGISIFVTRNVVLSGNTINSNTVNAVNDIDRISGGGGIFIFANSPILYNNLITENAAPHGGGIAAWGNHVGFNFRLINSTIANNHASRKGGGLFLTNGHCTAVNNIVWGNTALTDLGIYIRGNLNISYSITQETFPGDGNLQTDPLFENEIFHLSSASPAIDAGNPGPGYNDCFDPANPTQPLWPAMGTLNADMGAYGGNDTVQVDIEDYLILENFQYEVHGDMHYRFALPLDFDSDSLYPLSVVLHGSGQWGSDNEWQLYEGLPWRANAEHYGYNEFTIVPQAPTQDWGENNIATVHEIIRSVIDEYPVDTTRIVVTGWSMGGGGTWRMLNHTPDLFAAAVTVSTVSGYQSGTKHVPAWMFHGSEDSGVSYSLGRIAFYESTGLTTVYAEDSTNTQLLDAINNNARVIYSEFAGADHIIVKHAYDNYFLFEWLKKQSRRLVYPTESYVSYINEDSLHFISTIINPHEFSFEHTVRVENWGFDHIDDFMLYDDGQHGDSLAQDGIWGNYVEMPAPIDKYRIGIEIRNMETEQDFNFQDLVHFTNIGPLSFESTEQLHPANGAIPANSSIYFNLSVQNLGSTTAEDITVEIEDADTNAVINGGYSTSMVEEIPPGGVGQTLSYLGVRTAADIMDGTPIYFNVLIKSGGVPFWEDTGVLLGYVGIDENDQQIPIAYDLKQNFPNPFNPVTTISYDLPEKSEIALTIFDITGREVIILDQADKPPGGYEVQWGGVDQAANPVSTGVYFCRLQTGSYSKTIKMVYLR
- a CDS encoding CapA family protein, whose protein sequence is MEFIGGISPGTAYDNYVSHVSEGIADEGYNDYGPDWVDVQNNGFGNYRIIPDFTYTLVHWRNIFTALLRNDVDLADQMLSDSLGTFHYDLVQFEDVVYNRTFYLIRERLDMSYEDRNLLEVPGDDVFGSFTNGWGLFIISPDAGRQHVIVEVPHPCDDFISPYLGTEMFLQADAFAMAISGAGREVKWTESGGYNNNKSLSDPSRNGNTVFQVFHEVLCDSLIQLGPHSPLVLHTHSFDDNNAHADFQSIVLSGGWDAANANKPIRDISDDNLDLVNFTQEYPVEAAQFGDHGAERVDEYYRVHYSGNFLYHGASDDIEVPHTETLLGPNTGVQMNYLRQFFNNNEVYEPWVQIEFFEKPMLFQDMDTPLTELYAGEYPSSYQNYSILLEYYQPFIDALEAYLTNWMDVADETPPPAIPNWRTEFDGQTYVSLRWDPVYDTNHKTYRIIYGLDSLTSESQFMDASTSIQFADPNLNHVMMENLDPAGDYVFKIEAEDHFGNFSPTSNTINDNIPGHDPITILENFDSGIINLQSYADEDRHPLSWVLDNGRTFMNSEYSLEIWGNTWKSQSINPHPVVDGSVFQVAAYVESRGEIQGVGFQDSLNTLYYAFDGSEQLDIEEWVTVYQGYFPDDTWNLFRLPLGDDWFARFDYYPNLTNIIYINDRDTDDSGRIFFDELFDITNAIAFAPEVEIQHSQSPHYRNSTNQRSVDVTFMAEVNDPDSENHSYFWSFGDGETSYDPNPAHTYLVEDDHDYTVLLQVTDESGTMGQARAEIVVDQGNESSFPLKLNFVGDIMIARRYEDSGGILETQGISGIFEPTFGLLGDAADLTIANLECVMTLDGEEHPTKSVTYKGRPEYVSALADAGIDVVSLANNHTLDYGLVGLQTTQQALEANNILYSGSGEDSDEAYEPIFTNNLGVSIAWLANCDRTGQYNNFQPYLNAGYNKPGFAYLTPHYLLQQISAVRDVADLVVMEMHAGSEYSSSPGAGYDGYFGSDIAAEDWIAPRELNQNMNLEADSDEDENYSPLLDVPHMWDREIRHLAIDGGVDLVVVHHPHIIQGFEAYNGKLIAHSLGNFIFDLNYHETFPSVILNAEVNASGFAAYSATPVYLDDYIPVPATGALGTHLLNYLASKSKDLDTYLFVDQENVSASIWLDTLSMPRTSIYNRRSFDLHLIGTTWMSDPLEIHERGSLSSLESPPGTGWEYRLGRELLWYGNMEDEGASEWNTNSSDEWFDLTEAHSGERSIGQHRTASSGDNVITNLENRIRLDATKKHHISAWLKTQNAGNVKIQVRYYAGRTTSTILATHDMNSGVNGTTEWTYFHQETMPPSNATYFDIRLNTDTPSAGDSYGWFDDVRFIEWTDWRDAPEADIKSPNDYYFVQLKNGIIANNISFEFVETVYTDPEAMVPDFETDVTIGLIDTEIHFTDLSTGPVGWWEWDFGDGNQSIEQHPTHIYSEPGIYGVSLSIMNHTGTLLTEIQPDLMRIFSQYFPGDLNFDGQNSISDIVILVNIIIGEIIPNEAQYETANVNGDAHINVQDLISLINLILDN
- a CDS encoding transposase encodes the protein MHRNSRRRPYRPFGYYFITTNVCEGFAVLNRLDYGHLLEHVLYFSARIHSSTIIAYKINPDHVHLIVQIGKKGTISDFMGSWKRQFSRQVNQLLFQEALSNTVYPGNDVPPGDDSNRRLVTTNNFRWQKSYHSHLITSHRDFENHINYILKQQKHHGLEDNKYCFVDHGHVFKFK
- a CDS encoding M61 family metallopeptidase, whose translation is MRFTAKIILGLILIWSGLFGKSVQYTLSMSEPHTHLFEVEMRLEGAKGTEVVALPVWTPGSYLVREYARNVQDISARSADDTMLKIKKIDKNHWQVKGKGSQDIIVTYRVYAFEHSVRTSFLNADHALVVPASVLMYWEKNLQRKHHLHINMPERWSEITTALEPFNQPGNVDFIAKDYDELVDSPLELGNQHIVNFEVLGKPHVMALYGASNYADSVLVSDFTKIIEAEAKIFGGLPYDHYSFIFHVEEGRGGLEHANSSVNFIRRWSFNDDERYKSFLSLVAHEFFHTWNVKRLAPQGVASFDYDQENYLDELWMAEGFTSYYDELILQRIGHVDKAAYLDVLKDEINTLESRPGKHHQSVAESSFDAWIKYYRSNEHSSNSTISYYNKGHLLGLLLDIKIIAAMEGKSSLDDVMFRLNRDFAQQQKGYTSDDVRKVCEAVSGLNLTTFFDDFIFGVEPLPYDEVFALAGLDLDSTTEKSSYHGATLRDRSGGIMITSVVENSPAWDAGLNVHDELVAIDGFRVKSATPDYFKEKVPGDRIICTVSRNGILVDIHLTVGFKPTEISELKQIEEPSDTQKLVFEKWLGLSWEDEVKE